The genomic stretch GCCTTTCAATTGGAGGCCCGTCGGGTAGGGATGAGTAAGAacataaacatattacattcATTCTAGGCTCCCGTAAGAGAATGGCTGAGCGAGTGTCGGGGCATCACGAGATGGGTTTAAGCTTGGCCTTACGCGGTGATATCCGCTCTCTCGAAATAGAGATATGTTGATCTTTGACTTTTTGATGCTGTTAAGAGCAGCaatcttgaaaaaagaaaagaaagaaaatcgtCACTAAAGCCGCTTTTGATGAATGCTGGATATGGTGTAGCGTTCGGCGTTCGGCGTTCGGCGTTCGGCGTTTGGAAGGGCGTTTGGGCCTCTAAAGTTCTTTGCGTGAAAGTTGTAgcctttgataaaaaaatttccgagACCACTTTGAATGAAAGCGGGTGGCAGAGGGTATCGGCGAGGTTCATCGATGGCCGCGTAAGCCTGGCCGATAGTCGCCGAGTGGCCACCGAGGGTCGTGCAACTTGCTGAGGCTCACTCGCCAAGGGTGTTGCCGGTCGAGGCTCACCGACGCTCACCCGGTCGTCGGTTGATTGGTAGACACTTGCACGAGATTTGGCAATGCTCACCTGGTTGATGTTTGCGCAAGGTTTGCCAACGGTGGCCTTTGTCACCCGCGAGGCTTGGTAGACACTTGCACGAGATTTGGCAATGCTCGCCTGGTTGATGTTTGCGCAAGGTTCGCCAACGTAGCCTTTGTCACCCGCGAGGCTTGTTGGTCTCGGTTAACCTAGATTTCCCACGTGAAATGAACTATTCCTTGAGGTGGTGGAAGTTTTTGCCAATACCACCAAGTAAGTCTCTTAAGACGTGGTCGCCGGAAGTCGAACCtgggacctcatcggtttaaccGTCTAAGGATCAAGCATTTCACCAACTTGTCCGACGCCTCATTGGCTCTTTCAAAGTTGCTTTGCAAAACACACCAAAAGTCTAGTTAATCAAACCGTATTTGcttttgactaaaaaaaaaaaccgtgtttgctttttcaaccaaaaaaaaaaactgtattTGCTTTGAGCAAATCTCGAATCAAAGATCATTGAGGAAATgactttgcattttcccaaagctaTCCCAAACGCTTTTGCAAAGTCGGTCACGTCTTCCGTGAAGCAAATCGACACGCAAatgggctcttttttttttttgtggctaataaCGATGGTTACTTTCATAAATAACTAGAATTTGTGTCACAAGATTGTTCTAAAGATTTGCATCTTCGGCACGCGAATGGGCCTGAGGACgcgaagaatggaagaaaagtGGCCCTGTTCCTTTTGACGATGTTCCGAGCTCCGCTAAGGATGTTTAGAGCTCGGATCATGAATGGGCTCCTAGGATCGCTACTATAGATCTGATGTCGACTGTATTACTATTTAGGTCAACTGTTCTACTTGTGTTGATACGACGTTGTTTCTACCGTTAAGGGCGGTTATTTTCCACTTGTGTTTGCCGTgttatgaaaatcaaaattcgtTATATTTCCTCTTTTTAGAAAGACGTATTTCCCAAAATTAATAGCAAAACATTCCTATCTTCTTCATATGAATTTGGGACTAACTTAATCATCTTTCAAAAGTCGCACAGAGGAACAGAGGGCGTGACGAAGTATTTGATGAACAGCCAACACTGAATGTTCTTCTCTTAACGACCATGAGGACTGGTTGAGTTTCAAGATTTTGTTGCACCGAGTTCTGACCATATAGAAGGTTTACCAACTCATACTTTAACCAAAGTCAGAAACTCCCAAGAATAGAAAGAGGAACCCAATAAACATGGGTATTAATTAGGTAACCAAGCATGTCAGTTGCAGTTTTAATGCCTCCGCTGTTAGGTCTATTCTATAAAAACACGTGCGATTCAAACAATTACAAGGCGCAAAACACAGTTGGATGATTAGATTGCATCAAGCTCTTATGACCGGAAAACCCTGAACAAGGCCGGACGATGACAAGCCAAGACCGATCCGACCCCGAATGCCAATAGCAATTCGGATGCCCTCACTCCCATCTATCCTCCATCATTGTTGCTCCATAAGAGAACGTCAAAATTCCATCCACTGAAGACGTCAGCGATCACGGGAGGTGGTCAACCGTCCCCATTGCCCATGGGACGCTGTAGCGTAGCGTAGCGTGCACAAATTCGTCCGGGGATTTTAATAAAAAGGGAGTTTCCCGACTCATTGACTCCAACCAGAATGCTTTCCACCTTAAATCAATATACAATTGATAGTCCCGATCGAATGAATTGAAGTGAAGTGGGTATCCTCGCATGATCCACCACAACACATGCTTTAACTCCTTTTAAAATATGGTATCGCATCGAAAACATAGCAAAACTCGATTCGATTAACATAATCTAAGATCACTAAAATAACACTTTAAGATATCAAATAAAATCCCCCCCACACTAGTCGGATGATTCACTCCCCACCAAATCTACagcccttttccttttctttctttcttttccccctcaATCACAAGGTCTTTCTTTTTAAGTACCAGAagtcacaaaagaaataacttaaaaaaggaGGGgccaaaatagaaaacaaaagaaacccgAAGACAAAGGAATCCAACTTcgcccacctcctcctcctccgccttgAGAACAGAGCCAAAGCATCTTCGCGTTGACAATGtgagccctctctctctctctctctttctaaagCAGAAAAGCTTCTGTCGCTTCTTCCTTCACGTTCAATCAAACAGCAGCCGGGGGACCAAGAAATCGCTGGTGGACCCGTTGGATCGAAAGGAGGGCTAGGAAGATTCGAGGACCAACGGCGCCTTCACATCGGCGACGGACAGGGAGTGGTTGTGCTCGCCTTCGTAGGTCACGATGAGCATGCCCGCGTCGTCCAGGGCTCGCTCCACGTGCTTCCTCGCCGGGCATCCTCTCACGCTGCTGCACTTGTAATAGCCCCTAAAGGAAGCAAGAGAAACGAAGGCATCGTCCGTCAATTATTTGATGGGATCCATCATCTACTCAAAAACCATATGGTTGACTCGGAAGTCAAGCCCTCAAGACTCGTTTTTTAAAGACACATTCTCCAGATTTGACAAATGGGTCCAAGGAGATAATCATGAATACGTTGCTCCAAGCGATAAGAGACAGGTGTATCTGGAGATGGAGCAACGTGGGTTGCTTATTTGGGGTTAAGTGTGCTGTGCGGGGAAAGAGAACAGTGGTCAACGGGGTCAAATGAGTCAGACTGAGTGAAAGCCGAGTCATAGGCCCCgagtttttttgcttttggtccGAGTTAAGCGTCCCAAATCAACGAGGAGACCAGAGATGAGGACTAGTTAGTATATATCGACCATCGGGATGGTGATCGAAGACGGTACACGTAAATCGACCTGCTTCGTCACTGACAAAGACATAAACCAACACGAACAAGAACACGAAGACTGACCTTGGATGAGGAGAGCCCTTAATGGGCTTCTGTCCGTACTTCCTCCATGAGAAATCATCTGGTGGTATGTCCGCCATTTTTGAACTGATCGCAGGAACTCTAACCACTCTCTTCAACCTTGATTTCctgcaaaatcaaatcaaatcaaatcccgTCAATTTGGCACAAGcccatttcaaaatcatccaacTGTCAGGACGAAGACCAAGATCTTCAACGTACCTCTTCTTCGAGCAATGGCACTTGCCGGAGGACGACGCGCACTTCAGAGCAGCGTCGTCCATGGAACTGCACTTCCTCTTCAGCGAGAACGACGACAGGGGAGGCTTGTCCGCCGAAGAAACATGCGAGAGATGGTGCGTCATCTGGAACCCCGTAGAGAAGGATCTCTGCACGCTGTCCGTCTCCCCAGTCAGTGACGACAGGAAAGAGGAGTTGGCAGCGGAGATCGGCGGCGAGGCCGAGAAATTTATGGTCGTCGGCGTCGCGGACTCCTTTCTCTCCGCCTTCGGAACCGCCGCCGCCGGATTAGAGTTCTGGTGGATCtggtggtgggggtgggggtggttgTGAGGCAGGGGAGGCAAGCGCTGGATCGGCGTCGGGCAGTAGACCTTGAAAGCCGAGCCCGGTTCGGCGCTCTGCAACCGGGCGCTTCCGACCGGGTTCTCGGCCGGCCGGGCCGGATTAAGCACTTCAAGCTCACGGTTCTCAGGGAGTGGAGCGACGGGGGCTCTCCTGAAGCGGGCGTGACCGGTCCTCGCCCTGTCGAGCAGCGAGATGACCTTCCTGAACTTGTTGACGGCGGCGTCCGTGGCGGCTTCGATGTCCACGGCGGGGTTCGGGCCCCCCGAGGAGGAAGACGACGGAGACGAGGAGTCCTGCCCAGCCCGTCGGCCGCTGGCGTCGGAGGAGGACAACATCTTGATGAGATTCTCGACGCTCTGTATGCCGGCGGAGGCCGCCTCTCGCAGGGCGCTCTCCTCCTTCTTCACCGCGAAACCGGC from Rhodamnia argentea isolate NSW1041297 chromosome 2, ASM2092103v1, whole genome shotgun sequence encodes the following:
- the LOC115746266 gene encoding probable WRKY transcription factor 7 produces the protein MPRGRPRGRQFDSNPSCFSFFSSLSLSLSTPSVCFAFLLFFLPQRSIYVLQPLPSLLVDPFGLTFFMCAFSNRSRERDMAVELMMGYGSDAGFAVKKEESALREAASAGIQSVENLIKMLSSSDASGRRAGQDSSSPSSSSSGGPNPAVDIEAATDAAVNKFRKVISLLDRARTGHARFRRAPVAPLPENRELEVLNPARPAENPVGSARLQSAEPGSAFKVYCPTPIQRLPPLPHNHPHPHHQIHQNSNPAAAVPKAERKESATPTTINFSASPPISAANSSFLSSLTGETDSVQRSFSTGFQMTHHLSHVSSADKPPLSSFSLKRKCSSMDDAALKCASSSGKCHCSKKRKSRLKRVVRVPAISSKMADIPPDDFSWRKYGQKPIKGSPHPRGYYKCSSVRGCPARKHVERALDDAGMLIVTYEGEHNHSLSVADVKAPLVLESS